One segment of Geomonas ferrireducens DNA contains the following:
- a CDS encoding DNA-binding transcriptional response regulator has protein sequence MKELRVIVAEHDAVRRDRMADRFSASGYSVTTMGSAAELLQGVFETQGGVLLLDGDFDPHIASADLLHLLKRGDPNLQVILVCDDVPAALARRVHNEGIFYCALKPADPCDTEELEAAVGCAFRKNRENGRKGVVGRERNRIAAPARHVVCLMTLLSVVIGAALTLAIQGAGFATAGLTYLFLGFCAVIITTQLVPIFRIRLAQRVAQTAVSELSKR, from the coding sequence ATGAAAGAGCTTAGAGTCATAGTAGCGGAACACGACGCGGTGCGGCGTGACCGGATGGCGGACAGGTTCAGTGCCTCGGGATACTCGGTGACAACCATGGGTTCAGCCGCCGAGTTGCTGCAGGGCGTCTTCGAGACGCAGGGTGGCGTACTGCTGCTGGACGGGGACTTCGATCCCCATATCGCATCGGCTGACCTGCTCCACCTGCTGAAACGTGGCGATCCGAACCTCCAGGTGATTCTGGTATGCGATGACGTCCCAGCCGCGCTTGCTCGCCGGGTCCACAACGAGGGAATTTTCTACTGCGCCTTGAAACCGGCCGATCCGTGCGACACCGAGGAACTCGAGGCGGCAGTAGGATGTGCCTTCAGGAAAAACCGCGAAAACGGCCGCAAAGGCGTTGTCGGCCGGGAACGTAACAGGATAGCGGCACCGGCCAGGCACGTCGTCTGCCTCATGACGCTTCTTTCCGTGGTCATCGGCGCGGCCCTTACCCTCGCCATACAGGGGGCCGGATTTGCCACCGCAGGGCTGACCTACCTCTTCCTCGGTTTCTGCGCCGTCATCATCACCACGCAGCTCGTGCCGATTTTCCGCATCAGGCTGGCACAGCGGGTGGCGCAGACCGCGGTTAGCGAATTGTCCAAGAGATAA
- a CDS encoding methyl-accepting chemotaxis protein produces MTVKSKLWGNIALTIVGISVLAGIGLFSIAKVKSSIEILTGKSTPLHLKMLELQQTVEKVSADFMRLEMTTEPAEVTRLSESITTRIKRMEALNDDIVKGGASSSGVDTAVLRDIEKTVVQVASQRLSDMSLFKSEIASVNAELLKAEGSVSAMRRQISQMGNSALSNINSSQAANLQVNSSIKKLLTLQSRLKDINIFMADLELVKSKFKIAPLKERLKNTIELTRNIEVDPGDNPAIKEVKGVATEILNRIGAEEGGLLALRQEMLNNPEKADAEQYATKAREIMKPLEENSKKIFNTIDTLELQIVKDRNKVVSSLGFQNAANGVMEAGSNISVDVKELNAGVRQIMLSGTEAEVGKLSGTLAQSQKRIEANIAAARKLLLDSGQKDLARNITDVSGIIRKAGASIRKIEATKLGVIRSNLAMQKALESAQGISREQAQRSEEQVKSIGENQQQILTGVRRAVDNATLLSYVMIAVSAAVILISFVISLRIIASITRPLAHAKLVTAEIAAGNLTKRIKTGSRDEIGDICDSINNIVVNLHEVLSRVSQNTAQVASASTELSCAAEQMAAGAAQVAGQAATVATASEEMAATSNEIALSCTQAAEGSKQANNAAEAGADVVKETVQGMNQIAEQVRASAVTVGDLGKKSEQIGAIVNTINDIADQTNLLALNAAIEAARAGEQGRGFAVVADEVRALAQRTSSATREIGEMIKAVQQQTRGAIGAMQSGVTRVEAGTVEAAKSGAALEEILQQIGSVTVQVNQIATAAEEQTATTVEISNNIQNINEVVQDTAKNAQESAASAALLSRLAEEQQKLVGQFKLS; encoded by the coding sequence ATGACCGTCAAAAGCAAGCTCTGGGGCAACATCGCGCTGACCATCGTGGGGATCTCGGTACTGGCCGGGATCGGTCTTTTTTCCATAGCGAAGGTGAAGTCGAGCATCGAGATCCTGACGGGAAAGTCGACGCCGTTGCACCTTAAGATGCTGGAGCTGCAGCAGACGGTGGAAAAGGTCTCCGCCGATTTCATGCGCCTTGAGATGACGACCGAGCCCGCCGAGGTAACGCGCCTGTCGGAGTCGATAACGACGCGCATCAAGCGGATGGAGGCCCTGAACGACGACATCGTCAAGGGGGGCGCCTCCTCCAGCGGGGTCGACACCGCGGTGCTGCGCGACATCGAAAAGACCGTGGTGCAGGTAGCCTCGCAAAGGCTCAGCGACATGTCCCTTTTCAAGAGCGAGATCGCCTCGGTCAACGCGGAGCTCTTGAAGGCCGAGGGAAGTGTCAGCGCCATGCGCCGACAGATCAGCCAGATGGGAAACAGCGCCCTCTCCAACATCAACTCCTCCCAGGCAGCAAACCTCCAGGTGAACAGCTCGATCAAGAAACTACTCACCCTGCAAAGCCGGTTGAAGGACATCAACATCTTCATGGCGGACCTCGAACTGGTGAAGAGCAAGTTCAAGATCGCGCCCTTAAAGGAGCGCCTGAAAAACACCATCGAGCTCACCCGCAACATCGAAGTGGATCCGGGGGACAACCCGGCCATCAAGGAAGTGAAGGGTGTGGCGACCGAGATCCTGAACCGGATCGGCGCCGAGGAAGGGGGCCTTCTGGCCCTCAGGCAGGAGATGCTGAACAACCCGGAGAAGGCTGACGCGGAGCAGTACGCGACCAAGGCGCGGGAGATCATGAAACCGCTCGAGGAAAACAGCAAGAAGATCTTCAACACCATCGACACCCTCGAGCTGCAGATCGTTAAGGACCGTAACAAGGTGGTGTCGTCGCTAGGCTTTCAGAATGCGGCCAACGGCGTAATGGAGGCTGGCAGCAACATCAGTGTGGACGTGAAGGAGCTGAACGCCGGGGTGCGCCAGATCATGCTGAGCGGCACCGAAGCGGAGGTAGGCAAGCTGTCGGGAACGCTAGCCCAGTCCCAGAAGAGGATCGAGGCGAACATAGCCGCGGCTAGAAAACTCCTGCTCGACTCCGGGCAGAAGGACCTCGCGCGGAACATCACCGATGTCTCCGGCATCATCCGCAAAGCGGGCGCATCGATCCGGAAGATCGAGGCGACCAAGCTCGGCGTGATCCGCAGCAACCTCGCCATGCAGAAGGCGCTGGAATCGGCGCAAGGGATCTCACGCGAACAGGCGCAAAGAAGCGAGGAGCAGGTAAAAAGCATCGGCGAGAACCAGCAGCAGATCCTGACCGGCGTGCGCCGCGCGGTAGACAACGCCACCCTGCTCTCCTATGTCATGATTGCGGTCTCGGCGGCCGTGATCCTCATCTCCTTCGTGATCAGCCTGCGCATCATCGCCTCGATCACGAGGCCCCTCGCCCACGCGAAGCTCGTGACCGCGGAGATCGCCGCCGGCAACCTGACCAAGCGCATCAAGACCGGTTCGCGCGACGAGATCGGCGACATCTGCGACAGCATCAACAACATCGTCGTGAACCTGCACGAGGTACTCTCGCGGGTTTCGCAGAACACCGCCCAGGTCGCCTCGGCCTCAACGGAGCTCTCCTGCGCCGCCGAGCAGATGGCAGCCGGTGCGGCCCAGGTCGCCGGGCAGGCTGCCACGGTGGCCACGGCCAGCGAGGAGATGGCGGCGACCTCCAACGAGATAGCCCTTAGCTGCACGCAGGCCGCCGAGGGGTCGAAGCAGGCCAACAACGCCGCGGAGGCGGGCGCTGACGTGGTGAAGGAAACGGTCCAGGGGATGAACCAGATCGCCGAGCAGGTCCGTGCGTCCGCAGTGACGGTGGGTGACCTCGGCAAGAAGTCGGAACAGATCGGCGCCATCGTCAACACCATCAACGACATCGCCGACCAGACGAACCTCCTGGCATTGAACGCCGCCATCGAGGCGGCGCGCGCCGGAGAGCAGGGGCGCGGCTTTGCCGTCGTCGCCGACGAGGTGCGCGCCCTGGCGCAGCGGACTTCGAGTGCGACACGCGAGATCGGTGAGATGATCAAGGCCGTGCAGCAGCAGACGAGAGGTGCGATCGGTGCCATGCAGTCCGGCGTCACCCGGGTCGAGGCGGGCACCGTCGAGGCGGCGAAATCGGGTGCCGCACTGGAGGAGATCCTCCAGCAGATCGGCTCGGTCACCGTCCAAGTGAACCAGATCGCCACCGCAGCGGAAGAGCAGACCGCGACCACGGTGGAGATCAGCAACAACATCCAGAACATAAACGAGGTGGTGCAGGACACCGCGAAGAACGCCCAGGAGTCTGCGGCGTCCGCGGCGCTTCTGTCACGGCTCGCCGAGGAACAGCAGAAACTGGTCGGGCAGTTCAAGCTGAGCTAG
- a CDS encoding cytochrome b/b6 domain-containing protein, whose protein sequence is MSDKTKIYLQPIPIRVWHWLNAFGIITLAVTGVQIRFPETLSFLGSYQTAIRVHNTAGLIVSFSFLIWFFYYATVKSNLDDIYIPNQEDIKHGIVRQLLYYCFWYFLGRPSPFHATPKVKFNPMQKAAYLVVMFMLEPFVIFSGLLLMNVTPLRVLVLMTGGIKFIVALHFLLACSLVAFLCTHVYLATLGATPLSYLKPMIFGWEEVEEHHEVAEEHQDAPRGYRPVRHYPECMQHIPDNQHS, encoded by the coding sequence ATGAGCGATAAAACGAAAATATACCTGCAGCCCATCCCGATCAGGGTCTGGCACTGGCTAAACGCCTTCGGCATCATCACGCTCGCAGTAACGGGCGTCCAGATCCGCTTCCCAGAAACGCTCAGTTTTCTCGGGAGCTACCAGACCGCAATCAGGGTCCATAACACCGCCGGCTTGATCGTATCGTTCTCCTTTCTCATCTGGTTCTTCTACTACGCGACGGTGAAGAGCAACCTGGACGACATCTACATTCCGAACCAGGAAGACATCAAGCACGGCATAGTAAGACAGCTTCTTTACTACTGCTTCTGGTACTTCCTCGGGCGTCCGAGCCCCTTCCACGCGACACCCAAGGTGAAGTTCAACCCGATGCAGAAGGCGGCGTACCTGGTGGTCATGTTCATGCTGGAGCCGTTCGTCATCTTCAGCGGGCTGCTGCTCATGAACGTCACCCCGCTCAGGGTGCTGGTGCTCATGACCGGAGGGATCAAGTTCATCGTCGCGCTGCACTTTCTCCTTGCCTGCTCACTGGTGGCCTTTCTCTGCACCCACGTCTACCTGGCGACCCTCGGCGCCACCCCGCTTTCCTACCTGAAACCGATGATCTTCGGTTGGGAGGAGGTGGAGGAGCACCACGAGGTGGCCGAAGAGCACCAGGACGCTCCCAGGGGGTACCGGCCCGTACGGCATTACCCGGAGTGCATGCAGCACATACCTGACAATCAGCATAGTTGA
- a CDS encoding ABC transporter substrate-binding protein encodes MRKMIFLTVVLMMIAPTAQAAGAAGDVIKIGMVNDQSGANKGSGRGMKVGVDAYFKAINAKGGVNGRKLELVAMDDQMTTDKTIDCLLKLADEQKVFAVVGSVGTSNCVASLPVVKEYKLPYINPRTGATELRTPVVREVFHVRASYQQEVDKIVDQLVKQGAKRFAVFYQNDGLGTDILASTEKAVKRHGLSVVSKGSFERNTVAVTAGLASIMEGKPDAIIVGAVYKPGAEFIKLARKEGVTARLASGSFAGGMNLVKAVGPEAAEGVIMSQVVPELDDLSLPITRECKEAIEKSPEEVGFNSVSMEGCMAAKSIVMALEKAGNPPTQAGFIQAYEAMKDADMGGIKLTFTPQDHQGQDNVYLQVVKGNKLVSMK; translated from the coding sequence ATGAGAAAGATGATTTTCCTCACCGTGGTGCTGATGATGATCGCTCCGACGGCACAAGCTGCGGGGGCGGCAGGCGACGTCATCAAGATCGGCATGGTGAACGACCAGAGCGGGGCCAACAAAGGCTCAGGAAGAGGGATGAAGGTCGGCGTCGACGCCTACTTCAAGGCGATCAACGCGAAAGGTGGTGTTAACGGCAGGAAGCTGGAGCTCGTCGCCATGGACGACCAGATGACGACGGACAAGACCATCGACTGCCTGCTGAAACTGGCCGACGAACAGAAGGTATTCGCGGTGGTCGGCTCGGTCGGTACCTCGAACTGCGTCGCGAGCCTGCCGGTGGTCAAGGAATACAAGCTTCCGTACATAAACCCGAGGACCGGCGCCACCGAACTGCGCACTCCGGTGGTCCGGGAGGTCTTCCATGTCCGCGCCAGCTATCAGCAGGAGGTGGACAAGATCGTGGACCAGTTGGTGAAGCAGGGGGCGAAGCGTTTCGCGGTCTTCTACCAAAACGACGGGCTCGGCACCGACATCCTCGCCTCCACGGAGAAGGCGGTGAAACGCCACGGGCTCTCCGTCGTCTCCAAGGGCTCCTTCGAGCGTAACACGGTGGCGGTGACGGCAGGGCTTGCCAGCATCATGGAGGGTAAGCCGGACGCCATCATCGTCGGCGCGGTGTACAAACCGGGTGCCGAGTTCATCAAGCTCGCGCGCAAGGAAGGGGTAACCGCACGCCTCGCCTCCGGCTCCTTCGCGGGGGGCATGAATCTCGTCAAGGCGGTGGGGCCCGAGGCGGCCGAGGGTGTCATCATGAGCCAGGTGGTGCCCGAACTGGACGACTTGAGCCTCCCCATCACCAGGGAGTGCAAGGAGGCGATCGAGAAGAGTCCCGAGGAGGTCGGCTTCAACTCGGTCAGCATGGAAGGATGCATGGCGGCCAAGTCCATCGTCATGGCGCTGGAGAAGGCGGGCAATCCCCCCACCCAGGCCGGCTTCATCCAGGCCTACGAGGCGATGAAGGACGCGGACATGGGCGGGATCAAGCTCACCTTCACGCCGCAGGACCACCAGGGGCAGGACAACGTCTACCTGCAGGTCGTGAAGGGTAACAAGCTGGTATCCATGAAGTAG
- a CDS encoding sigma-54-dependent transcriptional regulator encodes MNILVVDDEAVIREGLSRILEGAGYQVETAKSGIVAIPLLQKQEFDLIITDLKMPGMSGFEVLDTVKTLQPGVPVIMITGFATVETAVEAMRRGTVDYLVKPFAPDQILEKVKLALEQRKLPPEDLFLKNELQCHQGFDLFVGQSPEMQKVYRRILQVAPTASTVLVYGESGTGKELAARAIHNNSPRRDRPFVAVDCTALAETLLESELFGHVRGAFTGAVQTKTGLFKVADGGTLFLDEVSNISVSTQAKLLRVLQERKVTPIGGTQPVPFDVHLVAASNRNLKTMVAEGTFREDLFFRLNIIPLELPPLRERKGDIPLLARHYLEKFVGEMGKDIRGISQEAMQFLEHYPFPGNVRELVNCIERAVVLTEGELVQQEDLELGDAVVSGRDDAEGDDEFGGLVPQNVEDLKEMKRQIRDKSVEGVEKAFVINALKKTQGNISRAAEETGMLRPNFQTMLKRLGISVKDYFGKT; translated from the coding sequence ATGAACATCCTGGTTGTAGATGATGAAGCTGTAATTCGGGAGGGGCTTTCACGGATTCTGGAGGGTGCTGGTTACCAGGTGGAAACTGCGAAGAGCGGTATCGTAGCCATCCCATTGCTGCAAAAACAGGAATTCGATCTCATCATCACCGATCTCAAGATGCCGGGCATGAGCGGTTTCGAGGTGCTGGACACGGTGAAGACGCTGCAGCCGGGGGTTCCGGTCATCATGATCACCGGGTTCGCCACGGTGGAGACCGCAGTCGAGGCGATGCGCCGGGGAACCGTCGATTACCTCGTCAAGCCGTTCGCTCCGGACCAGATCCTCGAAAAAGTTAAGCTCGCCCTGGAACAGCGCAAGCTTCCCCCCGAAGACCTCTTTCTCAAAAACGAATTGCAGTGCCACCAGGGCTTCGACCTCTTCGTGGGGCAGAGCCCGGAGATGCAGAAGGTTTACCGGCGCATCCTGCAGGTCGCACCCACGGCTAGCACGGTCCTCGTCTACGGCGAAAGCGGTACGGGGAAGGAGCTCGCGGCGCGCGCCATTCATAACAACAGTCCCCGCAGGGACCGTCCCTTCGTGGCCGTAGATTGCACGGCACTCGCGGAAACCCTTCTGGAGAGCGAGCTTTTCGGCCATGTGCGGGGCGCCTTCACCGGGGCGGTGCAGACGAAAACCGGCCTTTTCAAGGTTGCCGACGGCGGTACCCTTTTCCTGGACGAGGTGTCCAACATCAGCGTTTCCACGCAGGCGAAGCTTTTGCGTGTACTGCAGGAGCGGAAGGTAACCCCGATCGGGGGGACCCAGCCCGTCCCCTTCGACGTGCACCTGGTCGCTGCGAGCAACAGGAACTTGAAGACCATGGTCGCCGAAGGGACCTTCCGCGAAGACCTCTTCTTCCGTCTGAACATCATCCCGCTGGAACTCCCACCCCTGCGCGAGCGCAAGGGTGACATCCCGCTTCTCGCGCGGCACTACCTCGAAAAATTCGTGGGTGAAATGGGGAAGGATATCCGGGGCATCTCCCAGGAGGCGATGCAGTTTCTGGAGCACTACCCGTTCCCGGGGAACGTGCGCGAGCTGGTGAACTGCATCGAGCGGGCCGTCGTACTCACCGAGGGGGAACTGGTTCAGCAGGAAGACCTGGAACTTGGCGACGCAGTCGTCTCTGGAAGGGATGATGCGGAGGGTGACGACGAGTTTGGCGGGCTGGTGCCGCAAAACGTCGAGGACCTGAAGGAGATGAAGCGCCAGATTCGTGACAAGTCGGTGGAGGGCGTGGAAAAGGCCTTCGTGATCAACGCGCTCAAGAAGACCCAGGGGAACATCTCACGGGCCGCCGAGGAGACCGGCATGCTGCGCCCGAACTTCCAGACCATGCTGAAACGGCTCGGGATCTCGGTGAAGGATTACTTCGGCAAGACGTAA
- a CDS encoding cytochrome c3 family protein: protein MNRHTNQNWIALFLMALLFLASAAICRAEGFSFGGTEGKSGTCLSCHADPAAVGGKMLIDPARYTRTTHAKIGCPSCHDSMPATHPQGGVPARAECAECHSEIAQQYGSSIHAGKTRCAGCHNPHKVKSPEEISGQEINTMCSNCHDVFKMTATHGQWLPQADLHIRMLPCITCHTGAKSYYISMYIVKGQNGSRFGKQEMASYDELKGLAGGAEIVTLVDKNHDNYISIQELRNFNNDPAHKNLHLQGMMTPETVTHNFEILDNRRNCSFCHTSGSTVMQTSYLTFPGRDGTYQRVAVEKGAILDALYGTPDFYLMGSTKNQNLNRIGLAIICGGLIMPVGHGFLRFLTRKNRERKEHES, encoded by the coding sequence GTGAACCGTCACACGAACCAGAACTGGATAGCCCTTTTCCTCATGGCACTGCTCTTCTTGGCAAGCGCGGCCATCTGCAGGGCGGAAGGCTTTTCCTTCGGCGGCACCGAAGGGAAAAGCGGCACCTGCCTTTCCTGCCATGCGGACCCCGCCGCCGTAGGCGGGAAGATGCTCATCGATCCCGCGCGCTACACACGGACCACGCACGCCAAGATCGGCTGCCCATCATGCCACGACTCCATGCCGGCGACACATCCGCAAGGTGGAGTGCCGGCCAGGGCCGAGTGCGCCGAGTGCCACTCGGAGATCGCCCAACAGTACGGCTCCAGCATCCACGCAGGCAAGACCAGATGCGCCGGTTGCCACAACCCGCACAAGGTGAAGTCTCCCGAGGAAATCTCCGGTCAGGAGATAAACACCATGTGCTCCAACTGCCATGACGTCTTCAAGATGACGGCAACACACGGGCAGTGGCTACCCCAGGCGGATCTGCACATCAGGATGCTGCCGTGCATCACCTGCCATACCGGGGCGAAGAGTTACTACATCAGCATGTACATCGTGAAAGGACAAAACGGCTCGCGTTTCGGGAAACAGGAGATGGCAAGCTACGACGAGCTGAAAGGTCTCGCCGGGGGCGCGGAGATCGTAACCCTGGTCGACAAGAACCACGACAACTACATCTCCATCCAGGAACTGCGCAACTTCAACAACGACCCGGCGCACAAGAACCTGCACCTGCAGGGGATGATGACCCCGGAAACGGTCACCCACAACTTCGAGATCCTCGACAACCGCCGCAACTGCTCCTTCTGCCACACCTCGGGTTCCACCGTGATGCAGACGAGCTACCTCACCTTCCCGGGGAGGGACGGCACCTATCAGCGGGTGGCGGTCGAGAAGGGGGCCATCCTCGACGCCCTCTATGGCACCCCTGACTTCTACCTCATGGGCTCGACGAAAAACCAGAACCTGAACCGCATCGGCCTCGCCATCATCTGCGGCGGCCTCATCATGCCTGTCGGGCATGGCTTCCTCCGCTTCCTTACCCGCAAAAACAGAGAGAGAAAGGAGCATGAGTCATGA
- a CDS encoding cytochrome c3 family protein, protein MGRRSAFAVLAALALAASGAMALELKNVVYETDGAGKVVFSHSTHLKAKNAQGGKTTCKSCHEDANAPKSKATMADMEKGKSCGKCHDGKHAFAVAQCTRCHKVKNITYKIKQTGPVHFSHAIHLKSMQCTACHDAIFTTGHNPPTTMAEMKKGKSCGACHNGNKAFSIDRCEACHPSPKQVVFKVKQTGPTVFDHGKHAGLYSCGKCHSAIYSLSPNHKPVSMAAMQKGKSCGACHNAKEAFALAKCEKCHPVREINFKVAKVGDVKFSHTSHLQMYKCQDCHTRTFPTRSGNKPISMSEMKKARSCGACHDGKAAFTVNGNCDSCHVRG, encoded by the coding sequence ATGGGACGCAGATCCGCATTCGCCGTGTTGGCCGCATTGGCACTGGCAGCATCCGGGGCGATGGCACTGGAGCTGAAGAACGTCGTGTACGAGACTGACGGGGCGGGCAAGGTGGTCTTCAGCCATTCGACCCATCTGAAGGCGAAAAACGCCCAGGGCGGGAAAACGACCTGCAAAAGCTGCCACGAGGACGCCAATGCACCGAAGAGCAAGGCAACCATGGCGGACATGGAGAAGGGGAAATCGTGCGGCAAGTGCCACGACGGCAAGCATGCATTCGCCGTCGCGCAATGCACCAGATGCCACAAGGTGAAAAACATCACCTACAAGATCAAACAGACAGGCCCGGTGCACTTCAGCCACGCCATTCACCTAAAGAGCATGCAGTGCACCGCGTGCCACGACGCCATTTTCACTACCGGGCACAACCCGCCGACGACCATGGCGGAGATGAAGAAGGGGAAATCGTGCGGGGCTTGTCACAACGGCAACAAAGCCTTCAGCATCGACCGGTGCGAGGCCTGCCACCCCTCGCCCAAGCAGGTGGTCTTCAAGGTCAAGCAGACCGGCCCTACCGTCTTCGACCACGGCAAACATGCAGGGCTCTACAGCTGCGGCAAGTGCCACTCTGCCATCTACTCGCTGTCACCCAATCACAAGCCGGTCTCCATGGCGGCCATGCAGAAGGGGAAATCCTGCGGTGCCTGCCACAACGCGAAAGAGGCCTTCGCCTTGGCCAAGTGCGAAAAATGCCATCCGGTACGGGAAATCAACTTCAAGGTGGCCAAGGTCGGCGATGTGAAGTTCAGCCACACCTCGCACCTGCAGATGTACAAATGCCAGGACTGCCACACGCGCACCTTCCCGACCAGAAGCGGCAACAAACCGATCTCGATGTCCGAGATGAAGAAGGCCAGGTCGTGCGGGGCATGCCACGACGGCAAGGCCGCCTTCACGGTCAACGGCAACTGTGACTCCTGCCACGTCCGCGGCTGA
- a CDS encoding aspartate:alanine exchanger family transporter, protein MIKILLENPLMLLLMVAALGYPLGRIKCYGITLGVGAVLFVGLGFGMLHPDMKAPAIVYIMGQALFVYTVGLSAGPSFVSTFRRNGVMNNAVAGGVLCVSAAVCIALQRYLELKPGIAAGIFCGSLTASPALGGALESIRQTAPENLLEKLLAEPVVGFSVAYPIGVIGLMLTINVCQKLWKVDYQAEYQVLHKPEDRKSLVHCTIKVQTVEPPDTTVQRLNESNNCEVIFSRVKRSGEFFYAGPATVLQPGDLVMVAGLPQEIEKLAAVLGERRSKERLGLDRTEYEYRRIFVSSPQAIGRTIGELHNDQRFGEVITLVRRGDSELLPDGEMVLELGDVIRVLAHKSDMDAVTAFFGNSYRKVSEVDVMTFSLGLVIGLILGLIPFPFPGGGSMQLGFAGGPLIVGILLGTFGRTGKMVWSLPYSASMTLKQVGLVLFLAGIGTRSGYSLLTTLTEGGGGAIFIAGVCLTAVTAFLGLFIAHKIMKLPMTLAVGIVAGMHTSTPGLGYIKEQTGNDLSDQGYACVFPFATIGKIILVHIILATVGPY, encoded by the coding sequence ATGATCAAGATTCTCCTCGAGAACCCGTTGATGCTTCTGCTCATGGTGGCTGCGCTTGGTTATCCGCTCGGGCGCATCAAGTGCTACGGCATCACCTTAGGCGTCGGCGCCGTCCTCTTCGTGGGGCTGGGCTTCGGCATGCTCCACCCCGACATGAAGGCCCCCGCCATCGTGTACATCATGGGGCAGGCGCTCTTCGTCTACACCGTCGGGCTCTCGGCCGGCCCCTCCTTCGTCTCGACCTTCCGCAGAAACGGCGTCATGAACAACGCCGTCGCAGGCGGGGTACTCTGCGTGTCGGCTGCGGTATGCATAGCACTGCAGCGCTACCTGGAACTGAAGCCGGGAATCGCCGCCGGGATTTTCTGCGGCAGCCTCACCGCCTCCCCGGCGCTCGGGGGCGCGCTCGAATCGATCCGTCAGACCGCGCCGGAGAACCTCCTCGAGAAGCTTTTGGCCGAGCCCGTAGTCGGTTTCTCGGTCGCCTACCCCATCGGCGTCATCGGTCTCATGCTGACGATAAACGTCTGCCAGAAGCTCTGGAAGGTGGACTACCAGGCCGAGTACCAGGTCCTGCATAAGCCCGAGGACCGCAAGTCGTTGGTGCACTGCACCATCAAGGTGCAGACAGTGGAGCCGCCGGACACGACCGTTCAGAGGCTGAACGAGTCGAACAACTGCGAGGTGATCTTCAGCCGGGTCAAGCGCTCCGGCGAGTTCTTCTACGCCGGTCCCGCCACCGTGCTGCAGCCTGGAGACCTGGTCATGGTGGCCGGCCTGCCGCAGGAGATCGAAAAGCTCGCGGCGGTGCTAGGGGAACGCAGGAGCAAGGAGCGCCTCGGGCTGGACCGCACCGAGTACGAGTACCGCCGGATATTCGTATCGAGTCCGCAAGCGATCGGGCGCACCATAGGCGAGTTGCACAATGACCAGCGTTTCGGTGAGGTGATCACGCTCGTGCGCCGCGGCGACAGCGAGCTGCTTCCCGACGGGGAGATGGTGCTGGAGTTGGGGGACGTGATCCGGGTCCTTGCGCACAAAAGCGACATGGATGCGGTGACCGCCTTCTTCGGCAACTCGTATCGCAAGGTGAGCGAGGTGGACGTGATGACCTTCAGCCTGGGCCTCGTCATCGGTCTCATCCTCGGTCTCATCCCCTTCCCATTCCCGGGGGGCGGAAGCATGCAACTCGGCTTCGCCGGCGGCCCCCTCATCGTCGGCATCCTCCTCGGCACCTTCGGCAGGACCGGCAAAATGGTCTGGAGCCTCCCCTACAGCGCCAGCATGACGCTGAAGCAGGTTGGACTCGTCCTTTTTCTCGCCGGGATCGGCACCCGCTCCGGCTACAGCCTGCTCACCACGCTGACCGAGGGGGGGGGCGGCGCCATCTTCATCGCCGGGGTCTGCCTCACCGCAGTCACCGCCTTCCTTGGCCTCTTCATCGCGCACAAGATCATGAAGCTCCCGATGACGCTCGCCGTAGGCATCGTCGCGGGGATGCACACCTCCACGCCGGGCCTCGGATACATCAAGGAACAGACCGGCAACGACCTCTCCGACCAGGGGTACGCCTGCGTCTTCCCGTTCGCCACGATAGGGAAGATCATCCTGGTCCACATCATTCTTGCCACGGTCGGCCCCTACTGA